From the genome of Lonchura striata isolate bLonStr1 chromosome 18, bLonStr1.mat, whole genome shotgun sequence:
TGCAGACAATAAATGGAGAACATAGCATTAACCATATTGGCTTGACCTGTGTTTGTCCAGTCCAGCTTCCCTCTTATTGTAAGAAGTCCCTAGCTTTTAACTGATGTGCTGCTTAATAGGCATGTGCATGCCAATGAAGTTATCCATCAGAGatgttttaaaattgaaaagaatTCCAAGTGCTAGAGCTTTAATGCTTTGTGGGTGAGACTAAGACAGACAACAGTAAATAAATCATTGCCAGTTCTGCAGGTGAGTGGGGCAGAGCTCACCCAGCAGCCACTGCAGAGCAGTTTGATTTGCATACTTAGTAGAAGAACAATATTACATCTAAGTGCCAGCATCCATGAGCAGCCAAGAAAAGACACGGGTGTGACGTGGTCTCACCTGGTGAACGTCCCTCCTGTAGCCAGAGTCATTGTTGCTCCCCCCGATGACGTAGAGCTTTCCCAGCAGCGCAGCCATCCCGTGCCACGCCCGTCTCACTGGCCCATCTGCCAGGACATCCCAGCGGTCAGTCCTTGGGTCATAGCactgcagctccttcaggtagtcctctcctctcctcccacaCGTGATGTACATCTTCCCATCCAGCGCCGCTCCCGCGTGGGCGTACACCTGCACCGCCACGGCAATGGCAAAGCAAGAGGCTGAGCTCTGGGTTTGTGTACATCTCCCGGTTTTGAAGCAGGGAATGGACATGAAGGGAGTGACATTGTTCATGAGTTACGCAGAGATCAAAAGCAGAAAGGATTTTCTTATGGACAGTTATTCCTAAGATATAATTGCAAATTTCTGAATAAAACACACTAGAATTTCTAAAACTTTCAGAACTGCAGCAATGTCTGTCTTTATTGATCCTTGATTAGATCATTCATACTATAACTTTACTCCCTAATCTACTTGGAAGCCTTTTTATTAGTGATTTTTCTTATACAAGCACTGTTATCAGGAATGCAAGTCACTCTACTTAGTAGCACTCAATTCAGgctttttgtattttcagcaCTGACACACAtttattatttgctttattAATAGTTTTAAGGATTAACACAATAAAGGTGCAGATAAAATCaacaagaaacaggaaaaataagcaTTTAACTGGGAAATGTAATTTACATATGCTatcatttcattttcttgtcaTCCATTTATTTGCATATACAGTATTTACTGCTTCCCATCTGAATATCAGCAAGTTAAAAGTTACACCTGAGAAAAACATCTAGCAAGATTAAATCAGGAATTGGGGAACTGTGGTAGAGTGTGTGGCTAATGCACTCCTTACCTCCTTCTTCAGAGGTGTCACATATTCCCAAGTGTTGGTTTTAGGGTCATACCTCTCCACTTCCCTCAGGTCTTCATGGTAATCTCGGCCTGCGACGGCATAAATATAGTTGTCCACGACACAAACACTGAGGTCAGCGTGCTCTTGCTGCAGGGACTGGATCTGGAACCATCTGTTGTGTCGTGGGTCATACCTTGTAAAAGAATAGGATCAAAGGAAGTTATTCCTGCAGCTGCGGAATGACTGCTGGAATAGCAGACAGCTCCATGGATGTGGGTTACTGCACTGTCTTCAGCTGAAATTGAGCTCATCTCTAAGTGATGTGAAATTTGGCCTTCTCAGCATTTTATTATTAGCAAGGTTGTTTTATTCTATTTATAGGAGATGTACTTTAGCTGACATGATCATGCTATCAAAGCCTAGGTTTTCCATTATCTTGTACACTGCTGTTGGGTGACACATCACAATCTCTGTTTGCACAAAGCAATTCTACAAGGTAACACAGTCTAAAAATAACACAAAGACTGAATCGGGATCTTCAAGAATATAAGAAGGGCATAAATATACGGCGGGTTCTTTGATTTCTTTCCCCAAATATTTGCTGATCAAAGTGAATCTCATTATTCACTTTCACATCAAACTATCTCTCTCATCTGGAAATTTTACTTACAGAGAAAACTGGTTGAGAATTGAAATTATGCATGccataaaataacaaaaactcAGCTAAGACTTGTAAAAATGAGCACAATTTAAAGACAGAAGGGTATATATCTGTTTTTGTAATGTAATGGGCATGAAGATCTAAACCTGATCCTTCCTCCTGTCACACAGAAATATAAAAGGACTCTGCAATGCTGCTATTGTGCACACGGATTTTTGAAAATCTGTAGGTAatagcattttatttaaaatcattTTGTATTGGGACAAAAACTACATATAGAAGACTTCCAGAAAATGCCAGTTAGAGAACATCTAGACAGCCTAGAGTTCAGGCTCATTAATGCTTCCCACACCTTTAATACTTCCCTCCTCCAACAAGGCAGAAAGAAGAGTAATACTCTTGAATGAGTAGCTGTTTCTACACTGTCAGGCTTAGCTTTGTCTCatagctctgctgggagcttcCTGTTACAATGAAGCTCAtttcttgtgttttctttcagtgaGGCTCCTGCTCAGTTCCTAATCTTTTGGCTGGCAAGTGTAATGACTGTCTACTGGCTTACAGACTCAGAAATGGGCAACAGAGTGGCAATAAAATTAATAGCAGGATTATCCTTATCTTACCTCCAACACCTTGACTCTGCTCGAAAACCACTTACATTGTTGTCTCCACCAATTAAATACACAAAATTATTGAGAACAGCAATCCCTTGGTTGGACATTCTGGGAGCTAGTGCAGCTGTAAAGTGCCTCCACTCCCCCAACAAGGGGTTCAGATACTTGGCTTGATCACTGAGAACAATGGATGGAGTAGAATGCATCCCTCCAAATCCCACTACACATCGAAATTCTGATCTCAGCTGTGTCTGGGAGCTCTGAAGCATTGGCTGAAGACATTCATTCTTGTGGTACATTAATGCATCTGCAACTGTATCTTTTAAAGGACATGGACTTAATTTGTCATGAAGCCTTTGCAGGATCTGGGGTTCCATCAGAGGAAAACGAACTGTCTCAAGTAGCTTAAGGGGCTCCATCAGGGAGATGTGATCTGtctccagctcctctggagaATAATGATAAAAAAGTGCTCCATCATAAACTTCAAACTCATAGTTAACCTCCAAACGGTTGCTGCTGAGAAGGGAGTAGACCTTCTGCAGGGGTAGCTGTCGGTACACTTGTGTCCTTGAGAAAGCTGTGAAGTTCTTCAAAATGTAGGAGTCCAGCTGCTCACTCAACTGCTTTAAGTCATAGTGGTCAGCTAGTCTGTACACATCAAGGATGTTCTCTTCATCTACCCAGGACATGAGGAAATCACAACAGAACTTAATGACTTCTGGAATCtgcaagagagagagaggttTTTCATTTCAGACACCACCTGCCCTACACTTGAGAGACAGGGGACTGAAGCCTGGGATGACTATGAGGAAATTGTCCACGAAATGGCTGCTCTCCTCACAGTCTGACCACCACTTGTGCCCTCTTCACCTTTCCCCAgagaaagagaactcagcatgGGCATGTGGATGAATATAACACAGCTCTTCTAGCCATGCTCTACTGCAAGACTAAGCTTGGCTTCAGGTGCAGCAGCAATGTGCCTTCCAAGCCATGTGGGACACTGGGCACTGCAGGCTCTGCAGCctgcctgggagcagccaggagaaCAGACACAGAGGACATGGTGATTACAGTCACTCTGTGCTTGTTTTTTTCAGAGCACTATAGACATACTATATCCAAGATTGTATCTGTAATAAATATATCACTCAAGAGCATAGGATGCCattggaaaggaaaatgaatatttaatattgTCTTCTTAACACAATTTGAAGCTGTATCTGGCAGGAGGAACAAAGAACTAACTGCTGTCCAGGAGCCCCTCTGCTAACAAAGTGTGTAAAAACCAACCAAAGCAAGCACTCATAAAGTTTAAGATTCAGAACCAAAGTCTTGTGCAGCAGTTAGCTGCAGgggaaattaaagaaaaaaattcttgtctTAAAAGCACATGAACCCTGCACTTAGTGCAAACCATAGTGGCAGGATTTCCTGTAGTGATGGGGTCAGGAGAGGTCACATGCCTGTGGACCCACCTTGAGCAGCACAATTTCTGAACAGCAAACCCTATTCTTTACCATAAGCCAGGGATATTTTGTTTCAGGGAAGCTTTCACAAACAGATCATGGAAAGGGAATGCTATATAAAATTCTCCTCTGATTAAATGGGTAATGTTTTAACTAATGAAACCATTGGCACAAATGAGATGTGCAAGGAGTCATTAATTGTTCCTACCCTTCCACAGCATCCCAGAAATCCTTCTTATCATGCCCATGCTCCTGCTCACCTCTTAACCCTCCCTCTAACCAGATATCcatgttttctgtttcattcatcattgcttttgtttcttgtttcttttttgtcacATTTCCCAGTACCTCACCTGAAGCTGACAGGCTGCAGCTAAGGTTTCCTGTACACTGTTCACACTGAGTTCCAGCTCAGAAGTGTAAATAAAGTTCAAGATTTTACACATTGCATTGTAGGAGATGCCATGAATATGAACTTCTTCTTGTTCCATCTCTCTCAATCCTCCTGCAAACATTCCTCTGCAAAACAGACAATGGTACACACTATGGCAGATTTGCATTGAAGCTATTTTCACTTTGCTCATATTATGTTGTCTTGggaacataaaaaatatttggaaatacaAAAACCTAGCTAGACACTTCCATGTGATTACCTCTTCTCTAAGTTAAGAGTACAAGCCTTTAGGACCTAAGGAAGTAACACTTCATTATGCAGGAAAACAGCAGGGGCAACCTAGAAGGCACAGTTCCTAGGTGAAGGACTTAAATACAGACCCAGTATATGGGTAGTCTATGGTCAAAGGCAGAAACTCTGGGTGTGGGGAAGAGGAAACACAGAGCAACTTGGGACAAGGTAGAGCAGTCCTTCCTTCAGTTACAAGTTTGTCTGGATTGACTTGGGTGTTTGCTCTATGAAAACAAAGGAACTGCTAATCAAATTGATTGGAGACTTCCTGGTTTAATGGCCAGTGAGTCACCCTATAGGCACACAACAGTGACCCACCTCGAATGAGTTTTTGTGTATTATGAAATATCACCACCGTGGGCAAAGTCTTACAATGCTAAGGATATGTTAAAAGCCACTTAGAGTGCACTTAAGCAGAAGACACCAGTTCAGATAGTCTTTCCTCTTTATAGACCTCCAAGTACCAAGTGAATTTAGTGGAGGTAAGCTCAGTGTGCAGGAACAAGAGCTTTATTTCTGCAGAGAAATAACAGAGAGATGACTAATCCATGGTTAGAATTTTTGAAACAGCCTCAGCTCCATCTTATGGGTCTGATTTTAGATTCAGAGACAGAAGATGTGGATGTCACAGCTCTAACAGGCAGCCACGTGCCTGTTGCTGCAGCGTACCTGAAGTAGTCACAGGAGGCGGCCAGAAGGATGCGATGAGCCTCGATGGGTTTGTCTTCCACCACCAGCACCACATCAAAGAGGATGCTGCTGTCCCGGAGAGACACCAGCCCGCTGAGCAGGGCCTGCGAGTGCTCCGCGCTGCGGTAAGTGTtgctgctgcgctgctgcaCCGAGGGCTCCAGTGCAGCTTTGTGTGCCTGAGTCAGCTCCTGATCCTCCGCCATCCCAGGCAGAAGTGCTcagccaccagctgcagcagaaTGAAATCTGTGAGACAACAGAATCAGCAAAGGTTTGTGCATTTTGCTTTACAAATGGACCCTTGCCTGTCACGGAAAATAAAGCAACTCTTCAGTCAATGGAGAGACAGTCCTGTCCTGaacaaattattaaattacACTGAAAACACACAGATGGACATCAGCACACCAAAGTTGTAGAATAAGTTTTTCCAAAACCAGGTATCTGGGTTTTCAGACCAGTATCAGGGTATGTGTCAcatgagtattttttttcttagcaagAGTTTCACTTCCCAATCCATTACGAAACCcctttgtttcttttgtatttctgcaTCATCTGCAACAAAAAATGGACCAAAATTTTGCCAAATTCCACATTGCCTGCCTGGTATTCTCAGGTAACCTTTCTGCAATATAAACTGCACCTTCCATCtttctcttaatattttttctacagaatctcctctctcctctttctccctgtgtttactttttgcattttctgtagCTAAGCACATTTCCAACCTTAATTGTGCAAAATACCGTAAGAAATTGCAAGCTTCAGAGTTTATTTTGACAATTTCAAGCTAACATTACTTTCCACTTTCCACAAGCAACTACTTTCCACTTCCCTGTGACTCCCTGCAGAGAGGAGGTATTTCCTCCAGAATGGGCACTGTCCAAGGCTATCCTGTACCTTTTTCTAGGGCTGCCACTAACACACTGGGAAGGTCCCTTATGGCACATGGGGAAACACCTGTAAAAAGCTATCTGCAAGTGATTGTGTTTCATGCCTATGGTTAAGCAATCAAAATCTCATGAGTCCTCTTCTACCATCCTGTAATTTACCCTGTCCATTGTCTTTGAGCAATGTCAGAAGCTGTAGCAGTCAGAGCTTATAGACTCTATCCAATTGTCagcacacattaaaaaaacagcCCCCATTAGCAAAAGGAAGTAAGTGAGCTGATATGGCTGCTAACAATTCAGAAGATCCTCTCCTCAGCAGCCTGGGAAATAGCTTAGTGCCACAAGGGATAGTCACAAGGGCTTAGCAGCAGTCAGGaaagcaaaagagaacaaaCCCAGCAAATCCAAACAAACAGTGAAGAAATTGAACCACCATTTTGTTGTGCCAGCCATAGACAGTGAAGGCAGCACTGAAGATCTCAAAACACTGCAGGTATTCTGGGTATGGGCAGCAAGGAAGGAGCTACCCAGATGACACcaagaaatatgaaaatgttTATTGCTCTGCCTGAGGAAGTTACCCTACACTGCCCAAAACAAAAGGAAGGTGGTGTTGCGTGGTGAatggaatggaaaaaaacctggGGAAGTGTATTAATGTTTATCTGCTCTTTGGCAGCAAAACCaaggcagcagctcagaaaaGGAGCTCTGACAAGACAGCCTTCTGGGGAGCACTCAGGTCGATTAGAGAGGGAAAACTATCCATCATCAGCTGAAGAGATGAGTAATGGCTTATTTTGCATGACAGGTTGATGCTTTTCCTAGAAATCAAATGAAAGCAGGCAAAACATTAGTGTATCATTGCATTTGCTCCTGGGGAATACTAAGAGTGATGGATTGAGGCAAGGGAAATAATGTAGTAAGAAAGGCAAGTGAAACAGTGAGTGTTACACGATGCTGATCAGAAATTTCCCATTtcactaaaagaaaataaatgcagcaaAACCAAAGTAGGGCGACATGGGGTCCAAATGAGGGACAGATTAAGATTAACTGTTAATGTGGTTTAAAAGCTCCAAAATAGGTTacatcttttcctcttcttaGAGAGCTGTATCAAAAGTCCCTATGGAAGTAAAATCACTGTATCAAAAAGCAGAAGTAAAAGCAACAAATGAACTATTTTCTGAATCCAAAGACATTTTCAGGATTAGGGGAAACATCATGACTTTTGATACAATCTTATCATATACTGCAGTCATTGGTGGGAGAGAGGCCAAGGCAAGATAAGTAAGAGATAGAACTTCACAGGCCACTGAAGCCCTGTAATAAGTGTTAGCAAACAAATGTATTGTAGGATAAGCAGGCTACAGAGAGAGATACATGCAGGGTAGAGAGGGAGACCCATATAATAGTGCAAGTCTTTATttacttaattttatttaatatgacTGCAGGTAGTTACTGTTCAGAATATATTCTCTATCTGAATAATCTTAAAAGGTAACAGAAAGGGGATGAGGCTTTCAGCAAGTAAAGCCCCAGAAGAGATTTGATCTCACAAATGTGGTAAGTGGAATCAGGAAGATTAAATGGTAttgtgaaagagagaaaatagaaatacattaaaatgaTAAATTATTTAGTGATTCTGTAGCCAGTATGAGCATTAGTATCTGAGTAGCTCTCAGTGACAAGTGGGAGCTGTCTTGGAGATCTGCAGGGAGTTTATCTCACACTTAGTTTGAGTAGATACAGACTTCAGTTATGCCACAGCCACTGTGAAGAGCTGAAcaaaccagctctgctgtgaccacccAGCGTGGTCAAGAGGAAATGCTGGGAGTGCAGCTGAACCATCCTCCACAGCTGATTTTTGGCTGGTGAACAGCTGAACCTACAGATTTTTTTGCTATGCTCTATTTTCTGAATTCTGGCAGATCTGACCTCCTGTTTCCAATTCCTGCCCCTGGGCTGTACCTCAGCTGTCACTGGTGAGCTGGACTGTCCCTCAGGGTGGTCACTCATGCTTGTACATCATCCTAATGAACTGCTCCTAGCCTATACAATTAAAGGTGAACATTTGTAGTATTAAAGTCTGACTGACAGATGTGGTTAAGTTTTCCTTGAGCCAAAAGCCTCTAAACTCCTGCCTAGGTAGTTTCAGGAGCTGTTAGAAAAGAGGTGTAAGACGAAGAAGG
Proteins encoded in this window:
- the KLHL22 gene encoding kelch-like protein 22; translated protein: MAEDQELTQAHKAALEPSVQQRSSNTYRSAEHSQALLSGLVSLRDSSILFDVVLVVEDKPIEAHRILLAASCDYFRGMFAGGLREMEQEEVHIHGISYNAMCKILNFIYTSELELSVNSVQETLAAACQLQIPEVIKFCCDFLMSWVDEENILDVYRLADHYDLKQLSEQLDSYILKNFTAFSRTQVYRQLPLQKVYSLLSSNRLEVNYEFEVYDGALFYHYSPEELETDHISLMEPLKLLETVRFPLMEPQILQRLHDKLSPCPLKDTVADALMYHKNECLQPMLQSSQTQLRSEFRCVVGFGGMHSTPSIVLSDQAKYLNPLLGEWRHFTAALAPRMSNQGIAVLNNFVYLIGGDNNVSGFRAESRCWRYDPRHNRWFQIQSLQQEHADLSVCVVDNYIYAVAGRDYHEDLREVERYDPKTNTWEYVTPLKKEVYAHAGAALDGKMYITCGRRGEDYLKELQCYDPRTDRWDVLADGPVRRAWHGMAALLGKLYVIGGSNNDSGYRRDVHQVACYKPSTDQWTNVCPLPAGHGEPGIAVLDNRIYVLGGRSHNRGIRMDYVHIYDAERNCWEEGPQLEDDISGMAACVLTLPRAILMETEKWLSEWHADRMKHHLDFPSEVISVSDWEEFDNSSED